A segment of the Leclercia adecarboxylata genome:
CAGGGAAAGCAGCACGGCCAGCGAGCCCACATAGAAGATCAGGATACGGTAGATCACCTGGTTGGTCGCTTTCGGGATGCTCTGCTCCGGGTTGTCTGCTTCAGCGGCGGTGATACCCACCAGCTCCAGACCACCGAAGGAGAACATAATGATCGCCATCATCATGACCAGACCGGTCATACCGTGCGGCAGGAAGCCGCCCTGATCCCAGAGGTTGCTCACGCTGGCCTGCGGACCGCCGTTGCCGCTGAACAGCAGCCAGCCGCCAAACAGGATCATCGCCACAACCGCGATAACTTTAATAATGGCGAACCAGAACTCCATCTCACCGAACACTTTCACGTTGGTGAGGTTAATGGCGTTGATCACCACGAAGAAGACCGCCGCGGAGACCCAGGTCGGGATCTCAGGCCACCAGAACTGGACGTATTTACCGACCGCGGTCAGTTCCGCCATCGCCACCAGCACATACAGCACCCAGTAGTTCCAGCCGGACGCGAATCCGGCAAAGCTGCCCCAGTATTTATAGGCAAAATGGCTGAAGGAACCGGCTACCGGCTCTTCGACCACCATTTCACCCAGCTGACGCATAATAAGAAAGGCGATAAAACCGGCAATGGCGTAACCCAGAATAATTCCCGGACCGGCAGACTGAATAACCGATGCGCTGCCCAGGAACAGGCCGGTACCAATAGCGCCACCGAGAGCAATAAGCTGAATATGGCGGTTTTTAAGGCCGCGCTTCAGCTGATCGCCGTGCTGTTGACCATCCATTATGAAACCTCGTGTGTGGTTGTTATGTTCACGCTCTAGCGTGTGTAATTATGAAATTCCATTTCATGTATTTATTAGTTTACGGTTCAATTGAATGAAAAAACCGGATGTGTCTTCCGTATTCGGAAGAATAGTGTTAAGCGACGGCGAATGCACCTGCTTTATGCGAGGAGAAAGCGAGTTCGAATAAAAAGAAAGCATTTGTAAATCGTCCCGTTTAAGTCCCTTTATCAACCTATAGAATAAAAATGCTCCATAAGTGGGCAGTTTTTCACTTTTTGCTCCGCTAAATCGGTTCAGATCGCACTTTTCCCCGTTTCGATAAAGTTAAAACTGCCCCTTTGGGAGTAATCAATTCATTTGTGCAGAGTTACATTTTTGAAACGTTATTTCTGTAAGGTTGTTAAAATAAGCAGGGTTTACTGATTTCGGTCAAAACCAATATGGACAGAAGGTGAATACTTTGTTACTTTAGCGATACGAATATGAAATTGGTAAGACCAATTGACTCCGGGCAAAAAGGCGTAAGACAGGGAATATGGCCTACAGCAAAATTCGCCAACCAAAATTATCCGATGTGATTGAGCAGCAGCTGGAGTTTTTGATCCTTGAGGGGACCCTGCGCCCCGGTGAAAAACTGCCACCTGAACGCGAACTGGCTAAACAGTTCGACGTTTCCCGTCCCTCGCTGCGTGAGGCGATCCAACGTCTCGAAGCCAAGGGCTTACTGCTTCGTCGCCAGGGTGGCGGAACCTTTGTGCAAAACAGCCTGTGGCAGAGTTTCAGCGACCCGTTAGTGGAGCTGCTCTCCGACCACCCAGAATCCCAGTTCGATCTGCTTGAGACCCGTCACGCGCTGGAAGGCATCGCGGCTTATTACGCGGCGCTGCGCAGCAATGATGAAGATCGTGAACGCATTCGCGAACTCCATCAGGCCATTGAACGGGCCCAACAGTCCGGCGATCTCGACGCCGAGTCCGACGCCGTCGTCCAGTATCAAATTGCCGTCACTGAAGCAGCCCACAACGTGGTGCTCCTCCATCTGCTACGCTGCATGGAGCCAATGCTTGCCCAGAACGTTCGTCAGAATTTTGAATTGTTGTATGCCCGTCGGGAGATGCTCCCGCTGGTCAGCAACCATCGCACTCGTGTATTCGAGGCGATAATGGCCGGGGAGCCGGAGCAGGCGCGTGAAGCGTCGCACCGTCACCTGGCTTTCATTGAGGAAATCTTGCTGGACCGCAGCCGTGAACAGAGTCGTAGAGAACGTTCACTGCGCCGCATACAGCAACGAAAGGATTAAGCGCCAGTTTTTTAGAGCGCGGCAACTAAACGCAGAACCTGTCTTATTGTGTTCTTGCCCAAGAATACAATGGGACAGGTTCCAGACAAATCAACGTATTAGATAGATAAGGAATACCCCCATGTCAGAACGTCTCCAAAATGACGTGGATCCGATCGAAACTCGCGACTGGCAACAGGCGATCGAATCGGTCATCCGTGAAGAAGGTGTTGAGCGCGCTCAGTATCTGATTGAACAGATGCTTTCTGAAGCCCGCAAAGGTGGCGTGAAAGTAGCTGCAGGTGCAGGGGCTAATAACTACGTAAACACGATTGCCGTCGAAGACGAACCGGAATACCCGGGCAATCTGGATCTGGAACGCCGCATCCGTTCTGCAATTCGCTGGAACGCCATCATGACCGTTCTGCGCGCGTCCAAAAAAGATCTGGAGCTGGGCGGCCACATGGCTTCCTTCCAGTCTTCTGCAACCGTTTATGAAGTGTGCTTCAACCACTTCTTCCGCGCGCGCACCGAGAAAGACGGCGGCGACCTGGTGTACTTCCAGGGCCACATCTCTCCGGGCGTCTACGCACGTGCGTTCCTGGAAGGTCGTCTGACTGAAGAGCAGATGAACAACTTCCGTCAGGAAGTTCACGGTAAAGGCCTGTCTTCTTATCCGCACCCGAAACTGATGCCAGAATTCTGGCAGTTCCCGACCGTATCCATGGGTCTGGGTCCAATCGGTGCGATCTACCAGGCTAAATTCCTGAAATATCTGGAACACCGTGGTCTGAAAGACACCTCTCAGCAGACCGTTTACGCCTTCCTGGGCGACGGCGAAATGGATGAGCCAGAATCTAAAGGTGCGATCACCATCGCGACCCGTGAGAAGCTGGACAACCTGTGCTTCATCATCAACTGTAACCTGCAGCGTCTGGATGGTCCGGTAACCGGTAACGGCAAGATCATCAACGAACTGGAAGGCATCTTCGCAGGTGCTGGCTGGAACGTGATTAAAGTCATGTGGGGCGGTCGTTGGGATGAGCTGCTGCGTAAAGATACCAGCGGTAAGCTGCTTCAGCTGATGCAGGAAACCGTTGACGGCGACTACCAGACCTTCAAATCTAAAGACGGTGCCTATGTACGTGAGCACTTCTTCGGTAAATACCCTGAGACCGCAGCGCTGGTTGCAGACTGGACTGACGATCAGATCTGGGCCCTGAACCGTGGTGGTCACGATCCGAAGAAAGTCTACGCTGCACTGAAAAAAGCGCAGGAAACCAAAGGCAAAGCAACTGTAATCCTGGCTCATACCGTTAAAGGTTATGGCATGGGTGACACTGCCGAAGGTAAAAACATCGCGCACCAGGTTAAGAAAATGAACATGGACGGCGTGCGTTATATCCGCGACCGTTTCAACGTTCCAGTGACCGACGAGCAGGTTGAAAACCTCTCTTACATCACCTTCCCTGAAGGTTCCGAAGAGCACACCTATCTGCACGCTCAGCGTCAGAAACTGAACGGCTACCTGCCGTCCCGTCAGGTGAACTTCACTGAGAAACTGGAACTGCCAGCGCTGGAAGACTTCTCTCAGCTGCTGGAAGAGCAGAACAAAGAGATCTCCACCACTATCGCCTTCGTGCGTGCCCTGAACGTGATGCTGAAGAACAAGTCGATCAAAGATCGTCTGGTTCCAATCATTGCTGACGAAGCGCGTACCTTCGGTATGGAAGGTCTGTTCCGTCAGATCGGTATCTACAGCCCGAACGGTCAGCAGTACACCCCGCAGGACCGCGAGCAGGTTGCATACTACAAAGAAGACGAGAAAGGTCAGATCCTGCAGGAAGGTATCAACGAGCTGGGTGCAGGCGCATCCTGGCTGGCTGCTGCGACCTCTTACAGCACTAACAACCTGCCGATGATCCCGTTCTACATCTACTACTCCATGTTCGGTTTCCAGCGTATCGGTGACCTGTGCTGGCAGGCTGGCGACCAACAGGCTCGCGGCTTCCTGGTAGGTGGTACTTCCGGTCGTACGACCCTGAACGGTGAAGGTCTGCAGCACGAAGATGGTCACAGCCACATTCAGTCTCTGACTATCCCTAACTGTATCTCTTACGACCCGTCGTACGCGTACGAAGTGGCAGTCATCATGCATGACGGTCTGACCCGTATGTACGGTGAAGCGCAAGAGAACATTTACTACTACATCACCACCCTGAACGAAAACTACCACATGCCGGCCATGCCAGCAGGTGCCGAGGAAGGTATCCGTAAAGGTATCTACAAACTCGAAACCGTTGCAGGTAGCAAAGGTAAAGTTCAGCTGCTGGGCTCCGGCTCTATCCTGCGTCACGTCCGTGAAGCAGCACAGATCCTGGCGAACGACTACGGCGTAGGTTCTGACGTCTACAGCGTAACCTCCTTCACCGAACTGGCACGTGATGGCCAGGATTGTGAGCGCTGGAACATGCTGCACCCAATGGAAACCCCACGCGTTCCGTACATCGCTCAGGTGATGAACGACGCGCCAGCGGTGGCTTCTACTGACTATATGAAACTGTTCGCTGAGCAGGTTCGTACTTACGTACCAGCTGATGACTATCGCGTTCTGGGTACTGACGGCTTCGGTCGTTCTGACAGCCGCGAAAACCTGCGTCACCACTTCGAAGTTGATGCTTCTTACGTGGTTGTAGCAGCACTGGGCGAACTGGCTAAACGTGGCGAAATCGATAAGAAAGTGGTTGCGGATGCAATTACCAAATTCAACATCGATGCAGAAAAAGTTAACCCGCGTCTGGCGTAAGAGGTAAAAGAATAATGGCTATCGAAATCAATGTACCGGACATCGGGGCTGATGAAGTTGAAATCACCGAGATCCTGGTCAAAGTAGGCGACAAAGTTGAAGCTGAACAGTCGCTGATCACCGTAGAAGGCGACAAAGCCTCTATGGAAGTCCCGTCTCCACAGGCTGGCATCGTTAAAGAGATCAAAGTCTCTGTTGGCGATAAAACCGAGACTGGCAAACTGATCATGATTTTCGATTCCGCCGACGGTGCAGCAGCTGCTGCACCTGCGCAGGAAGAGAAGAAAGAAGCCGCTCCGGCCGCCGCTGCTCCAGCAGCTGCCGCGAGCGCGAAAGAAGTCAACGTGCCTGACATCGGCGGTGACGAAGTTGAAGTCACTGAGATCCTGGTGAAAGTAGGCGATACCGTTGCGGCCGAGCAGTCTCTGATCACCGTAGAAGGCGACAAAGCCTCTATGGAAGTCCCGGCGCCGTTCGCGGGTACCGTTAAAGAGATCAAGATCAACACCGGCGACAAAGTGTCTACCGGCTCCCTGATCATGGTCTTCGAAGTGGCAGGCGCAGCGCCTGCTGCTGCCCCGGCTCAGGCTGCTGCCCCGGCTCAGGCTGCTGCTCCGGCACCGGCTGCTGCTCCAGCTGCGGCTGGCGGTGCGAAAGACGTTAACGTACCGGACATCGGCGGTGACGAAGTTGAAGTGACCGAAGTGATGGTGAAAGTGGGCGACAAAGTTGCTGCTGAACAGTCACTGATCACCGTTGAAGGCGACAAAGCTTCTATGGAAGTGCCTGCGCCGTTCGCGGGTACCGTTAAAGAGATCAAAATCAGCACCGGCGACAAAGTGTCTACCGGCTCCCTGATTATGGTCTTCGAAGTGGAAGGCGCTGCGCCTGCTGCGGCTCCGGCTGCCGCTCCGGCACCTGCTGCTGCACCGGCTCAGGCTGCTAAACCTGCGGCACCAGCTGCGAAAGCGGAAGGCAAATCTGAGTTCGCTGAAAATGACGCTTACGTC
Coding sequences within it:
- the aroP gene encoding aromatic amino acid transporter AroP — translated: MDGQQHGDQLKRGLKNRHIQLIALGGAIGTGLFLGSASVIQSAGPGIILGYAIAGFIAFLIMRQLGEMVVEEPVAGSFSHFAYKYWGSFAGFASGWNYWVLYVLVAMAELTAVGKYVQFWWPEIPTWVSAAVFFVVINAINLTNVKVFGEMEFWFAIIKVIAVVAMILFGGWLLFSGNGGPQASVSNLWDQGGFLPHGMTGLVMMMAIIMFSFGGLELVGITAAEADNPEQSIPKATNQVIYRILIFYVGSLAVLLSLLPWTRVTADTSPFVLIFHELGDTFVANALNVVVLTAALSVYNSCVYCNSRMLFGLAQQGNAPKALLNVDKRGVPVNTIIVSAVVTALCVLINYLAPESAFGLLMALVVSALVINWAMISLAHMKFRRAKQQQGVKTRFPALLYPLGNWVCLLFMAAVLIIMLMTPGMAISVYLIPVWIIILGVGYMFKEKNAKAVKAH
- the pdhR gene encoding pyruvate dehydrogenase complex transcriptional repressor PdhR, with protein sequence MAYSKIRQPKLSDVIEQQLEFLILEGTLRPGEKLPPERELAKQFDVSRPSLREAIQRLEAKGLLLRRQGGGTFVQNSLWQSFSDPLVELLSDHPESQFDLLETRHALEGIAAYYAALRSNDEDRERIRELHQAIERAQQSGDLDAESDAVVQYQIAVTEAAHNVVLLHLLRCMEPMLAQNVRQNFELLYARREMLPLVSNHRTRVFEAIMAGEPEQAREASHRHLAFIEEILLDRSREQSRRERSLRRIQQRKD
- the aceE gene encoding pyruvate dehydrogenase (acetyl-transferring), homodimeric type yields the protein MSERLQNDVDPIETRDWQQAIESVIREEGVERAQYLIEQMLSEARKGGVKVAAGAGANNYVNTIAVEDEPEYPGNLDLERRIRSAIRWNAIMTVLRASKKDLELGGHMASFQSSATVYEVCFNHFFRARTEKDGGDLVYFQGHISPGVYARAFLEGRLTEEQMNNFRQEVHGKGLSSYPHPKLMPEFWQFPTVSMGLGPIGAIYQAKFLKYLEHRGLKDTSQQTVYAFLGDGEMDEPESKGAITIATREKLDNLCFIINCNLQRLDGPVTGNGKIINELEGIFAGAGWNVIKVMWGGRWDELLRKDTSGKLLQLMQETVDGDYQTFKSKDGAYVREHFFGKYPETAALVADWTDDQIWALNRGGHDPKKVYAALKKAQETKGKATVILAHTVKGYGMGDTAEGKNIAHQVKKMNMDGVRYIRDRFNVPVTDEQVENLSYITFPEGSEEHTYLHAQRQKLNGYLPSRQVNFTEKLELPALEDFSQLLEEQNKEISTTIAFVRALNVMLKNKSIKDRLVPIIADEARTFGMEGLFRQIGIYSPNGQQYTPQDREQVAYYKEDEKGQILQEGINELGAGASWLAAATSYSTNNLPMIPFYIYYSMFGFQRIGDLCWQAGDQQARGFLVGGTSGRTTLNGEGLQHEDGHSHIQSLTIPNCISYDPSYAYEVAVIMHDGLTRMYGEAQENIYYYITTLNENYHMPAMPAGAEEGIRKGIYKLETVAGSKGKVQLLGSGSILRHVREAAQILANDYGVGSDVYSVTSFTELARDGQDCERWNMLHPMETPRVPYIAQVMNDAPAVASTDYMKLFAEQVRTYVPADDYRVLGTDGFGRSDSRENLRHHFEVDASYVVVAALGELAKRGEIDKKVVADAITKFNIDAEKVNPRLA
- the aceF gene encoding pyruvate dehydrogenase complex dihydrolipoyllysine-residue acetyltransferase, which gives rise to MAIEINVPDIGADEVEITEILVKVGDKVEAEQSLITVEGDKASMEVPSPQAGIVKEIKVSVGDKTETGKLIMIFDSADGAAAAAPAQEEKKEAAPAAAAPAAAASAKEVNVPDIGGDEVEVTEILVKVGDTVAAEQSLITVEGDKASMEVPAPFAGTVKEIKINTGDKVSTGSLIMVFEVAGAAPAAAPAQAAAPAQAAAPAPAAAPAAAGGAKDVNVPDIGGDEVEVTEVMVKVGDKVAAEQSLITVEGDKASMEVPAPFAGTVKEIKISTGDKVSTGSLIMVFEVEGAAPAAAPAAAPAPAAAPAQAAKPAAPAAKAEGKSEFAENDAYVHATPLIRRLAREFGVNLAKVKGTGRKGRILREDVQAYVKDAVKRAEAAPAAATGGGIPGMLPWPKVDFSKFGEIEEVELGRIQKISGANLSRNWVMIPHVTHFDKTDITDLEAFRKQQNAEAEKRKLDVKFTPVVFIMKAVAAALEQMPRFNSSLSEDGQKLTLKKYINIGVAVDTPNGLVVPVFKDVNKKSITELSRELTVISKKARDGKLTAGEMQGGCFTISSIGGLGTTHFAPIVNAPEVAILGVSKSAMEPVWNGKEFMPRLMMPISLSFDHRVIDGADGARFITIINNTLSDIRRLVM